From a single Bryobacter aggregatus MPL3 genomic region:
- a CDS encoding (2Fe-2S)-binding protein — protein MNRQFSLTVNGETQTVTASPDTPLLYILRNHLHLRGARFGCGMAQCGACSVLMDGKEIRSCVVPVSATVAKKIVTIEGLPAVWTSAKKLPRDANTLHPVQQAWIDEQVPQCGYCQSGMMIAAVALLSKNPDPSAEQIKDAFTNTPPSPHLCRCGTYNAIIDAVQRAAIAMRRPVEQKP, from the coding sequence ATGAATCGCCAGTTTTCGCTGACAGTGAACGGTGAGACGCAGACGGTAACTGCTTCCCCAGACACTCCGTTACTCTACATTCTGCGAAATCACTTGCATCTGCGCGGTGCTCGATTCGGCTGTGGCATGGCGCAATGTGGAGCTTGTTCCGTATTGATGGACGGCAAGGAAATACGCTCCTGTGTGGTGCCCGTCAGCGCAACCGTGGCCAAGAAGATCGTAACGATTGAAGGCTTGCCAGCAGTCTGGACCTCCGCAAAGAAACTCCCTCGCGATGCCAACACCTTGCATCCCGTCCAGCAGGCCTGGATCGACGAGCAAGTACCGCAATGCGGCTACTGCCAGAGTGGCATGATGATTGCCGCAGTGGCCCTTCTCTCGAAGAATCCAGATCCCAGCGCCGAGCAGATCAAAGACGCATTCACCAACACTCCGCCTTCTCCTCATTTGTGCCGTTGCGGTACCTACAACGCCATCATTGACGCAGTGCAGCGAGCCGCCATCGCAATGCGCAGACCGGTGGAGCAGAAGCCATGA
- a CDS encoding PadR family transcriptional regulator, whose product MLGEFEFLLLSSAAALGDGAYGAAIRERIESATKERCSIGALYTTIDRLEAKGFLRTWMGEATQQRGGRAKRMVEVTPEGIAAANEFYEIVRRVSRGASWAIGDLA is encoded by the coding sequence ATGCTAGGTGAGTTTGAATTCCTCCTTCTATCCTCAGCTGCAGCCTTAGGCGACGGCGCTTATGGCGCTGCGATCCGCGAGCGAATCGAGTCCGCAACCAAAGAACGATGTTCCATCGGAGCGCTCTACACAACGATCGATCGCCTCGAAGCGAAAGGCTTCTTGCGCACCTGGATGGGCGAAGCTACGCAGCAACGCGGCGGCCGCGCAAAACGTATGGTGGAGGTGACACCCGAAGGCATCGCAGCGGCAAATGAGTTCTACGAAATCGTAAGACGCGTAAGCCGCGGGGCCTCCTGGGCGATAGGGGATCTTGCGTGA